The following proteins come from a genomic window of Montipora foliosa isolate CH-2021 chromosome 2, ASM3666993v2, whole genome shotgun sequence:
- the LOC137991983 gene encoding uncharacterized protein gives MDIQFVLDPYACAVYILSYITKGQRGMSKLLEKASQEANAENKDVLNKVRHIGNKFLNAVEISAQEAVYLVLQMPLRKSSRQFQFINTSNPDERTFLLKTLDKIKEMPDKSTDVESDNVIKRYQRRPRGLDNVCLADFVACFNCVKDSTQFSQVASQSEIPSVSYLPETDFADNVDDDPPCEENNENDASMEFPMRGGFKLVKRRNPRIIRSVRFIAPNAQHVNEQDIAAKTKPSETLGCFDPDTSKQHSQYDLYDDMGILPRSNDDEQLMQNRLQDNEFRQLVRSLNTKQKEFFYHVLHSIKTKDDPLYLFLSGGAGLGKSTVTNALYEALVRYLNTMPGENPDEVKVLKVAPTGKAAFNIKGNTLHSAFKIPANRGFQYCALDNDRLNTIRAELGKLKIIFIDEISMVGSGMFNFLNLRLQQIMKSQNAFGGVSIIAVEICSS, from the exons ATGGACATACAGTTTGTTTTAGATCCATATGCATGTGCTGTTTATATTTTGTCTTACATAACAAAGGGTCAAAGAGGTATGAGCAAGCTTCTAGAGAAAGCATCCCAGGAAGCTAATGCCGAGAATAAAGATGTCCTCAACAAAGTGCGTCACATTGGGAATAAATTTCTTAATGCAGTTGAAATCAGTGCTCAAGAAGCAGTTTATTTAGTATTGCAGATGCCTCTCAGAAAATCGTCAAGACAATTTCAGTTCATCAACACATCAAATCCAGATGAAAGAACTTTTCTATTAAAAACTCTTGATAAAATCAAAGAGATGCCAGACAAGTCAACTGATGTAGAATCTGATAATGTCATcaaaagataccaaagaaggccACGGGGACTTGATAATGTCTGTTTAGCTGACTTTGTTGCATGTTTTAATTGTGTGAAAGACTCGACTCAATTCTCCCAGGTTGCTAGTCAAAGTGAAATCCCATCTGTGTCTTACTTGCCTGAAACTGATTTTGctgataatgttgatgatgatccACCTTGTGAAgagaacaatgaaaatgatgcCTCCATGGAATTCCCGATGAGAGGGGGTTTTAAGTTAGTTAAAAGAAGAAATCCAAGAATTATAAGATCTGTTAGGTTTA TAGCTCCTAATGCTCAACATGTTAATGAGCAAGACATTGCTGCTAAAACAAAGCCTAGTGAAACTCTTGGATGCTTTGACCCAGACACCAGCAAACAACATAGTCAGTATGATCTCTATGATGACATGGGTATATTACCTAGATCTAATGATGATGAACAACTAATGCAAAACCGTTTACAGGATAATGAATTCAGACAACTTGTGCGTTCAttgaacacaaaacaaaaagaatttttCTACCATGTCCTGCATtctattaaaacaaaagatgatcccctttatttatttttaagtgGAGGAGCAGGACTTGGAAAGAGTACTGTTACAAATGCTCTCTATGAAGCCCTTGTTAGGTATTTGAATACTATGCCTGGAGAAAACCCAGATGAAGTCAAAGTGCTTAAAGTTGCACCAACTGGAAAAGCTGCTTTTAATATAAAAGGAAATACTTTGCACTCTGCTTTTAAAATTCCTGCCAACAGAGGATTTCAATATTGTGCATTAGACAATGACAGGCTGAACACAATACGAGCAGAGCTAGGGAAacttaaaatcatttttattGATGAAATTTCAATGGTTGGCAGTGGTATGTTCAATTTCCTGAATTTGCGATTACAGCAAATCATGAAAAGTCAAAATGCATTTGGAGGGGTGAGTATCATAGCAGTAGAGATTTGTTCCAGCTAA